GCGCGTCCTTGTAGGTAAACTCGGCTGCGAGCTGGCGCTTGGTGCGGTGGATGAACTGCCCGCCCTTCTTGCCCGCGCAGATGTAAACGGTCGTGTCCTTGTCGAATTTCGCCGCCTCGCGGAGCAGGTTCGAGTTGAGCGCGCCGCACAAGCCCTTGTCGGTGCTGATGAGGATGACGGCGCGTCGCTGGACCGGCCGCGCCTCCATCAACGGGTGGCTAAAGTCGCCCGCGCCCTCGCTCACGGCAGCAAGCACATCGTTCATGAGCGCGGCATAAGGCCGCCCCGCGAGCGCGGCGAGCTGCGCCTTGCGCATCTTGGACGACGCAACCATCTGCATGGCCTTGGTGATCTGGGCCGTGTTCTTGACCGACTTGATGCGTCGGCGGATGTCGCGTGTGCTGGGCATCGGTTGGTTTGAGAAAGGCGGGGCGCCAAGCGGCAGGGTTACCGATACGTCTGCTTGAATTCCGCCACGGCCGTCTTCAATTCCGCGGCAATGGCGTCGCCGACGGCCTTCTCATTGCGGATGGTCGTGAGCAGCTTCTCTTTGCGCGTCGTGAGGAAGTCGGTGAGCTTTTTCTGGAAGTCCTTCACCTTCTCCACCGCCACGTCGTCGAGCAGGTTGTTTTGCATCGTCCAGAGCACGGCCACCTGGATTTCGACGGGGATGGGGTTGTATTGGTCCTGCTTGAATAGCTCGACGATGCGCTTGCCGCGCTCGAGCGTGGCCTGCGTCTTGGCGTCCAGGTCGGAGCCAAATTGCGCAAACGCCGCCAGCTCGCGGAACTGCGCGAGGTCGAGCTTGATCTTGCCGGCGACCTGCTTCATCGCCTTGATTTGCGCGGCCGAACCGACGCGGCTCACGGACAGACCGACCGAGATGGCGGGCCGGATGCCCTGGTAGAACAAATCCGTTTCCAGATAAATCTGCCCGTCGGTGATCGAGATGACGTTCGTGGGGATGTAGGCCGAGACGTCGCCGGCCTGCGTCTCGATGATGGGCAACGCGGTGAGTGAGCCGTTGCCGTTGGCCTCGTTCACGCGCGCGCTGCGCTCGAGCAGGCGCGAGTGCAGGTAGAAGACGTCGCCCGGATACGCCTCGCGGCCGGACGGGCGCTTGAGCACGAGCGACACCTGCCGATACGCGACGGCCTGCTTGGAGAGGTCATCGTAGATGATGAGGGCGTCCATGCCGTTGTCCATGAACCATTCGCCCATCGCCGCGCCCGCGAAGGGCGCAAGATACTGCGCTGCCGCGGGCGCGTCGGCGCCGGCCGCCACGACGATGGTGTCCGCGAGCGCGTCGGCCTTTTCGAGTTCTGCAATGACGCGGGCGATGTTGGACTGCTTCTGCCCGACGGCCACGTAGATGTTGTAAACAGGCCGGAAGGCCGGGTCGTTCGAAGCGCGGCCCACTTTGTTCATGCGGGCCTGGTTGATCATCGTGTCCACGCCGATCGTGGTCTTGCCGGTCGAACGGTCGCCGATGATGAGCTCGCGCTGGCCGCGGCCGATCGGGATCATCGCGTCAATGCCCATGATGCCCGTCTGCACGGGCTGGCTGACGGATTTGCGCTTCACGATGCCGGGCGCGATTTTTTCGACCGGATAGTAGGTGGTCGCGGCGATCGGCCCCTTGCCGTCCACGGGCTGGCCGAGCGTGTCCACCACGCGGCCAAGGAGTCCCTTGCCGACGGGCACGGAGAGGAGCTTGCCGGTGGTCTTGACTTCCGCGCCTTCGCGGACGCCGAGGTAATCGCCGAGGACGATGGCGCCGACTTCGGTTTCCTCGAGGTTGAGCGCGATGCCGATGACGCCGCCGCCGAAATCGAGCATCTCGTTGAGCATGGCGTCGGTGAGGCCCTCGATCTTGGCGACGCCGTCGGAGATTTCACGGACGGTGCCGACGTTCTGGCGGGAGACGCTGGTCTTGACGCCGGCGATCTGGGCTTCGATTTCCTGGAGGATGCTGCTCATACGGTGTGTTGAGGGTCGGGGTGTTGAGAGTTGAGAGTGATGGTGGGGCCGGGATCAGAAACTGTCTGCGAGCGCGTCGAGTCGGCCGCGGATGCTGCCGTCATAAACGTCGCTGCCGACCTTGATGCGCAGGCCGCCGATGAGAGCGGGGTTGGCGGCGAAGTGCGTGGAGAGGCCCGCCCCGTGCCGCGTGACGAGGCTCGCGGTCAGGCGCGCCTGCGCGTCGGGCGCGAGCGGCGTCGCGCTCTCGACGGTCGCCGTGCGACGGGCGATGTCGAGTTTCACGAGGCGCTGGAAGTGATGCAGGATCGCCACGTAGCCGCGGGGCTTCTGCGCAATCACCGCGGCGACGGCGGAGCGGACGCGCGCCTCGTCGAGCACGCCAGCGGTGCGGCAGGTCGTAAAGAGCTGCTTGGCGTCGCGCCGGGCTTGTTTGCTGGTTTTCACTGAAATGCGGCGTGCGGGATTCTGAATGCGGAATCAGGCGGCCAACTGCCGGTTCGTCTCCTCCGTGAGGCGCTGCTGGTCTTCCAGGGTGAGGACCTTTCCGGCGACCTTGCCGGTGGTCTCGACGACGAGTCGGCCCATCTCACGGCGCAACTCGGCCTTCATGCGGGCCAGCTCGGCGTCGTTGGCCTCGCGGGCCTTGACAATGATCTGGTTGGCCGTGGCGATGGCCTTCTGTGATTCGACCTCGAGCACCTTCGCCGCGGCGGCCCGGGCTTCCTCGATGAACTTCGTCGCGTCGGCGTTGGCCTTGCCGAGAATCTCCTGTCGCGCGGCCTCGGTGCGGGCGAGCTCGGCCTTGATCTTCTCGGCGTTTTCGAGGCTTTCAGCGATGCGTTTCTTGCGCTCGTCGAGCATGTCGAGCACGGGCTGGTAGGCGAACTTCTTGAGGACGAGCGCCACGATGACGAAGGCGACGACCTGTGAGAAGAACATCTGCGGGTTCCAACCGAAGGTCTTGGTCACCGCGTCGAGCGGGCCGCCACCCTCGGCCGCCGAGGCCGCGAGGAAGAAGATCGAGTTCATGGTCAGTTAAAAGTGGCCGGGCGCGGATTGCTCCGCGCCCGGGATGATTACTTCACGAGGAAGATGGCGAAGAAGATGATCGCCTCCGCCAAGGCCGCGAACAAGATGGCCTGGTTGCGGATCGCGCCCGCCGCGCCCGGGTTGCGGCCCGTGGCTTCGGCGGCCTTCATGCCGATGAGACCCACGCCGATGGCCGAGCCGAGACCGGCCAGGCCGACGTGAACCAATCCTCCCATTTCAGCAAACATGGGCAGCATAGTTTTTGCCTTTCGTGTTTTGTGTTACATCAGCCGCCCCCGCGGTTTGCCCACGGTCCGGCGGCTGAAAGTGTTTAGTGATGCGCCTCGTGGCCTTCCTCATGCGCGTGGTCGCCGACCATCATCGCGGTGAACACCGCGGTCAGGAGCGCGAACACCAGCGCTTGCACGAGGCCAACAAGCAGTTCGAGAAAGTAAAACGGAATCGGCAGCGCCCAGCCCAGCCAAGGCACCAGCACAGTCATGGACTCGAGGATGTTCTCGCCGGCGAACACGTTGCCGTAGAGGCGGAAGCTCAGCGACACGGGCCGGAACGCGATGGAGATGACCTCCAGCACGCCCACAAACAGCATGATGCCGACCATGAAGATGCCGCCCTTGCCGTCGCCGAAAATGTGCTTGAGGAAACCGACGACGCCGATTTCCTGGATGGACCAGACGATCCACAGGACGAAGAACAGCAGCGCCATCGCCGAAGTCATGTTCAAGTCGGCGTTGCCACCGCGCAGCAGGGGCGACTCGACGTGGTGAAATTTCGGCAGGATGAAGCTGCCTTCTGCGTGCGCCCCCCAGCCGACAGTGCCAACGCCCGGCAGCAAGCCGAACCAGTTTGTGAACAGGATGAAGATGAAGATGGTCGCGAAGAACCAAAACGTCTTCTTCGCCATGTGCCCGCCGAGGATGCCCTCGAAGAACTCGTATAGGCTGCCAACCATCCACTCGACGAAGTTCTGCAAGCCCGACGGAACGAGCTGCTGTTTGCTGGTGGCCATCTGCGCAAGGACGATGAGCCCGACCGCCACGACCCACGTTACCATCATCGAGTTGGTCACAACGAACGGCCCGATCTCGAACAGCGGCACTGCCTTCGCCGACAACCCGGCTTCCTCGGCATGATGCTTGACAGCTTTCGGAGGCTGCGGCGCACCAGCATTCGCGCCGTCTGCGGTCACGGGCGCCACGGCGTCGCCCTGGACCGCGCCGGTGCGGCGGGTTGCGTCCTGCTTCGGGACGGGCGCGGCGGGTGCCTTGTCTGCCGCGCTCCCGGTGATGGGAAGCAGCGTCAGCAGGGTCGCCGCGAGCAGGGACTTCAACATGGCGCTGTCGAAAAAGGGTTTGGGGATCGTTTCCCCGCACTCAAAAGCCAGCCGTCTGGGCCGGAAGCGCGGTCAAGGTGACGAAGCGTGATTTCTTTCACAAGGGTTTTTTTCGCGCCCGGGACAAAATGAAGTTTTGTTCATCGGAATGACGAACGGTTCTGATGACCGGCCGCGTCGGGCTGCGGGACCAGTGGGTTTGGGCCCGCTGGTCTTGGAGCTTCCAAACGGCGCACCCCCCCGATACGGTTGCCGCGATGGATTTCCTGTATCACCTCGCCGCCGCGGCCACGCAAGCCGCGCCCGCGGCGACGGCGCCCTCCAAGGGCTTCGCGATCGCATGGTTTGACGTGCTGGTGGTGCTGGTGATGCTGGTGGCGATCCGCAACGGCAGGAAGCGCGGCCTCTCGGAGGAACTGTTGCCGCTTGGCCAGTGGGTGGCGATCATCGCGGTGAACGCGCTCGTCAACGGCCCGTCGGCGCGCGGGCTGGCCAACTTCACCAAGCTGAGTCTGTTCTGGAGTCACCTCGTCGTGTTCGTGTTCCTCGGGGTGCTGGTGTTTCTCGCGTTCATCTGGCTCAAGAGCGCGGTCGGCGGCAAGCTGCTCGAGGCGGATTATTTCGGCCGGCACGAGTTTTCCCTGGGCATCGTGGCGGCGCTCGTGCGCTACGGGTGCATGCTGGTGGCCGCGCTGGCGATCCTCAATTCGCGCCTCTACACACCGGAGCCAGTCATCGCCATCCAGCGCGAGCGCGCGGCGAGCGACATCCGCATCGCGTTGCTGCCGGCATGGAGCACCGTGCAGCATCAGGTCTTCGCCGAATCCGAGTCCGGCAAGTTCATCCGCGCCCGCGCCAGCTTCCTGCTCATCACGTCCACCCCTTACGACAGCTTGGAATTGCGCGCGAGCGGCGAGGGGCGCCGGCGCGAACGGCTCGTCGAGGAGGCCATCGACGGCGGCAAGCCCAAGCCGGCGCCGTCCACCAACGCGCCGCCCAAGTGACCGCGCCCGCGCGCCCGCGCAGGCGACCTTCCCGAGCACCCGTTCATGGCCGGCTTCATCTCTGAATCCACGAAGGAGCAGATCCGCGGCGCGAGCGACATCGTCGAGATCGTGCAATCCTACATCGGGCCGTTGAAGCGCACCGGCGCGAACTTCTCCGCGCTCTGTCCGTTTCACCGGGAGAAGACGCCGAGCTTCAGCGTGAATCCCTCGAAGCAGATTTTTTACTGCTTTGGCTGCCACAAGGGCGGCGACGTGTTCAAGTTCGTCAGCCTCTACGAGAACATCCCGTTTCCCGACGCGCTGCGGCGGCTCGCCGAACGGGCGCGCATCCCGATTGAGTTCGACCAGTCGCCCGGCGCGCAACAGCAGCGCCACGTGAAGGACATCCTGCTGCAAATGCACGAGCAGATCACGCAGCGCTGGCACGCCGCGTTGCTCAACGACGCCGCCGGGCAGGTCGCCCGCGATTACCTCGCCCGCCGCGGCGTGACCGACGATGCCGTGAAGCTCTTCCGCCTCGGCTACGCGCCCGACAAATGGGACGACACCGTGAACTGGTCGCGCGGGAAGGGCTTCGACGCCGCGCTCGTCGAGCAGGGTGGGCTCATCCTCAAACGCGACGGCGGCGACGGCCACTACGACCGCTTCCGCGGGCGGCTGATCTTTCCGATTTGCGACGCGCAGGGGCGCGTCATCGGCTTCAGCGGGCGCATCCTCGCCGGCGACGACAAGACCGCGAAATACGTGAACTCGCCCGAGACGCCGATCTTCAGCAAGGGCCGCGTCTGCTTCGGCCTCGACAAATCGCACCGCGCCATCAGCGAGAAAGACTGCGCGATCATCTGCGAAGGGCAGCTCGACTTGATCGCCATTTTCATGTCCGGCGTGCAGCACGTCGTCGCCCCGCAGGGCACCGCGCTCACCGCCGAGCACGCGCGCCTGCTCAAGCGCTACGCGGACGAAGTCGTGCTGTGCTTCGACGCCGACAACGCCGGCCAGAACGCCACCGTCCGCGCGCTCGACGCGTTGCTCGCCGCCGGGCTCGCCATCCGCGTCGCCACAGTGCCCGCGCCGCACGACCCCGACAGTTTCATCAAGCAGAACGGCGGTCCCGCATTTGCCGAACTCATCCGCCGCGCCGAGGGGTTCTTCGACTACTACCTCAACCGGCTCTGCGCCACGAACGATGTCCACACCGACAAGGGCCGCTCCGCCGTGCAACGCGCGATGGCGGAAGCCGCGTGGAAGACGAATGACGAAGTGACGCTTCAGCACTGCGCGCAAAAGACGGCCGGCCGGCTCGGAGTCCCCCCCGGCGCCGTGCTCGCGGAATTCAAGAAAGGCCCGCCGACCCTCGGCGCGCCGCGAGCCGCCGCGGATGCGCCCGCCCAGGCCGAAGCGGCCAGACCGCCAAGCCGCCCCAATGCGCAGGAATTCTGGCTGCTGCGGCTGTTGCTGCTTCACGACGAGCTTGTGGCGTTCGCGATGGCGCACCTCGACACCACGTGGCTCGCGCATGCGGACGCGCGGCACATTCTCTCCGTCCGAATCGCCGCGCAGCGCGAAGGCCGCTGGACGCATCTTGCCGCAATGCTCGACGAACTCGGCGACGACACCAGCCGCTCGCTCGCCACCGAGGCCGTCGCCAACGGCGCCGATGGAATCCCGAATCCCGAGCAGCAACTCCTGGATGTGCTCACGGGCATCCGCAACGCCGCGCTCGACCGGCGGCTCGCGGCATTGACGCAGCAACTCAACCAGCCCGGCATGGACGAACCGACGCAGCTCGCCATTCTCCAATCCCAGCACGAGCTTCGACGCGACAAGCAACAGCCGTTGCGGCCGGTCACTCCGCGGTGAACGTCATGGCCGCGCCCCTGAAACGAATCTTGCCCTGGTGTGTTTTGGCTCCTATGTTCGCGCCCATGTTGCTGACGGCTGCCGCCCTTGCGAATGCCGGCACGGGCCAACTCACCGAGGCCGCCCCGGGTGCGGCGCCCATCGTCGTGCTGCTGCTCACGGGCGCGGTGCTGCTGGCTTTGGAAACCGTGCTGCCCGGGCTTATCGCAGGCATCATTGGGTTCATCTGCCTGATTGCGGGTGTGGCCTTGAGCTTCCGCGACTACGGCACCGAAACGGGCGGCCTCGTCCTGCTCGGGACCTTGACCGGCCTGGGAATCGGAACCGCGCTGTGGCTCAAGTATTTTCCCGACAGCCGCTACGCGAGGATTTTCATCGCCCAGCAAACCGTCGGCGAACTCGGCGCCGAGCGGCCCGAGTTGCTCCATCAAACCGGCGTGACCCATTCCAACCTGCGCCCGAGCGGCACGGCGGTCATCAACGGCCAGCGCGTGGACGTGGTGACCGAAGGCGGCCTGATCGAGAAGGGCACCGCCATAAAGGTTGTCGCCACCGAAGGAATGCGCGTGGTCGTGCGCCGGATGTAACTTCCCAGCCATCCAATCCAAAACCCACAAGTCCAACCCATGAATCCTGAACTGCTCCAATTCGCCGCCCTGACCGACATTTTGAAAGCCGCCGGCTGGGGTGTCGGCGGTTTGATCGCGCTGATCGCCGCCATCATCGTCCTCAACTTCGGCTTCATCTACATCCGCGCGATGTTCTCCGGAGCCAAGGTCACCTTCAAAGAACTCGTCGCCCTCCGGCTCCGCAGCCTCCCGGTCGCCCACGTCGTGGACACCCGCATCACCGCGGTGAAATCCGGGCTGCCGTTGACCATTGACGACCTTTCCACGCACTTCCTCGCGGGCGGCAGCATCGAGATGGTCGTGCAGGCGCTCATCGCCGCGAAGAAGGCCGGCATCCATCTCACCTTCGACAGCGCGTGCGCGATCGACCTCGCCACCAAGGGCACCGGCAAGACCGTGCTCGAGGCCGTCAAGACGTCCGTCAACCCCAAGGTCATCGACTGCCCGAACCCCGGCACGGGCAAGACCACCATCGATGGCGTGGCCAAGGATGGCATCATCGTCAAGGCCAAGGCCCGCGTCACCGTCCGCACAAATCTCGTGCGCTTCGTGGGCGGCGCGACCGAGGAGACCATCGTCGCGCGTGTCGGCGAGGGCATCGTGAGCACCATCGGCTCGGCTGACAGCTACAAGGTCGTGCTCGAGAATCCCGACCGCATCTCCAAGACCGTGCTCGACAAGGCGCTCGACGCCAGCACGGCGTTCGAGATCCTCTCGATCGACATCGCGGACGTGGACGTCGGCGAAAACGTCGGCGCCAAGCTCCAAGCCGAGCAGGCCGAGGCGAACAAACTCGTCGCGCAGGCGCAGGCCGAAGTCCGCCGCGCCGCCGCCGTGGCGACCGAGCAGGAAATGATTGCGCGCGTGGCCGAGATGCGCGCGCGCGTGGTCGAAGCCGAGGCTCAGGTTCCGCTCGCAATGGCCGAGGCCTTCCGAAGCGGCAACCTTGGCGTGATGGACTACTACAAAATGAAGAACATCCAGTCCGACACCGGCATGCGCGAAAGCATCGCCGGCGCGGGCGCCGCGCCCAAGCCCTGACCCACCCGCGCCCAAGCCCATGAGCCGGTTCTTTGACCCCAGCAAGGCGGAAGATCAACTCGCGCACGCGCCCATTGCCGAAGAATTGACGGAGCTTGGCGAACTTTTCGCCGGGATGCTTGATCAGTTGTGCCGCGTCGGATCCGCCAGCGGAGCCAAGCCGGAGTTGACACGATGAACCCCGCATTCCACGCCGCCGCCGACGTGCAAGCGGTCCCGATGCTCGCCGCCGGGGACAACATCTGGATTCTGCTGGCGATGGCGATCATCGGCGGCATCTCCACGTGGCTCCAAAACCGGAACAAATCGAAGGAAGAACAGCAAACCTGGTCGCCCGAGGACGACGATGCGCCCGCCTCGCCCCGCCGCAACGCGGCGCCGCCAATTCCACCATCCACGACACCCCAAGGCTCGCGTGAGCTCGATTGGGAAGCCGAACTCAAGCGCATACTCGGCGAGGAACCCGCCCCGCCGGCTCCGACGCCGCCGAAGCTGCCACCGCCAATCCCGCAGCCCCCTGTCGCGCAGCCTGTCGCCACCCGCATCGAATACGAGCAGGAAGAGATGGAGGCGCAAGCCGCGCGCCTCGCGCCGATGCGCGAATCCGCGACAGCCTACGCGCGCGGCGGCGAGCGGACGGCCCGCGGCGGCTCGATGCAGGAATCAGCCGAAGCCCTCGCGCGCGCCGCATCCATCGAGTCAGCGGTGACCTCGCGGATGCAGCAGGTGAACGCGCAAACCGAGAAGCACACGCCGGACTTCGGGCTGCCCTCGGGAATGGGTTCCGGCAGGACGGCCGGACGCGCGGTTTCACCGTGGAGGAATCCAGCGGCGGCGCGGCAGGCCATCATCGCCTCCGTCATTTTCGGCAAGCCGAAAGGTCTGGAAAACTAACCTGCCACGCGCCGGGACAATCCCGACCGTTCACGGCGCGGCGGACTTGAAGAATTCCGTCTTCGCCGTCTCGACGGACGGACCCCAGATGCGGATGCGGCCGACCTTGCCCACGTCGTCGAACGAACCAAAGCCGATGTGGCCCTTCGCGAAGGTCTTGTCCTCCGCGAGCATGATGGGCTTGGAGAAGTCGTTGAAGTAGCTCTTGATGGTGCCGGCCTTCGTGTCGCGCTCGATGCGGACCTTGTGCCACTCGTTCTCGCCCCACGTCACGCCCTTGGTGGTTTCCTTCGCGAAGTTCTTCCGCGGCGCCTCGTTCACGATGAAGATGTTGTGCGCGTTCGGGTCCGCAGCCACGGCGATGTGGTTGTAGTAATACTTCTGCGGTTCGACGAAGCCGAAGAAGAGGCACATGTCTTGATGGCCGTAGGGCTTCTTGGTCGAGAGCAACTCGACCTCGAGCACGAAGTCCCCGAACTGCCGGTCCGCAATGAGCGCGATGTTCAACGGCGAGCGGTTCGCGGGCTTGTAATCGCTCTGCTTGTGGAGTTCGAGCGAGCCCTTGTCGCCGTCGCGAGCCATGCGCCACGCCTTCGGGTCGCTGAAGACGAACTGCTTGATGGCGTCGGGCTTCGCGAAGTCCTGCTCGTAAAGCAGCTTGAAGCCGGCGGGCAGCTTGGGCGCGTCGGCGGCGGGGGCGGCGGGACCGGCGAGAAGGGTGAAGGCGAAGGCGAGAAGGAGTTTCTTCATGTCGCGGCCAGTTCTCTCAAACTACGGCGCTTCGCGCAACCGCAAGCACGGGCGGCGGAGGCAGGAAGCCCGGATCCCAAAGACTTTGCGCTCCTTTGCGTCTCCCGCGTCGCTTCGCCGAACTCCAGCCGGATGCATTGACCATTCGTTTTCCGCTCACACATTCTCCGGCACGACGAACGGCTTGCGGTAGTCGCGCGTGAGCATTTTGTCCGCGTCGGCGTTGCCGGTGAACTTTTCTGTCTTGGGGTTCATCGTCAGAACGGGGCCGAGGGTGAGCTTGTCCGTGTTCACGTCCACTTCGTTGGCCTTGAGGTGTTCGACCATGCGGTCGAAGGTGGCCTGCGCGTCGCGGTCGCCCTTGATCTTCTCGCGGATTTCGCCGGGCGCGGCCTTCTGGCCGAGGCGATACGAGATGTTGCCGGTGTGGCAGAGCGCGCTGCTGAGGTGGCCTTCGAGGATGTCGGCGTGCAGGTCCTCGGTCTTCCGGCTGCGGACGGCGTCGAGGAAGTTCGCAAAGTGGTCCACGGCGCCGCTCCACTTCTTGATTTCCTTGCCGTCCTTGTCGAACGCGGTGGCGCCGGTGTAGTTGGGCACGAGCACGCGCCCGCCTTCGCAGTGGATGACCACGCCGACGGAAGAGCCGAGGTAGTTATCCATGTTGCGCGCGCCCTTGGCGGACGGGAGGCCGCGGACTTCGAAGATGAGCGGCGCCTTTGGGTAGTCATGATAGACGATTTGCGTGTTGGCGGTTTCGCCGTCATCCACGTAACCGAGGCGGCC
This sequence is a window from Verrucomicrobiota bacterium. Protein-coding genes within it:
- a CDS encoding F0F1 ATP synthase subunit alpha gives rise to the protein MSSILQEIEAQIAGVKTSVSRQNVGTVREISDGVAKIEGLTDAMLNEMLDFGGGVIGIALNLEETEVGAIVLGDYLGVREGAEVKTTGKLLSVPVGKGLLGRVVDTLGQPVDGKGPIAATTYYPVEKIAPGIVKRKSVSQPVQTGIMGIDAMIPIGRGQRELIIGDRSTGKTTIGVDTMINQARMNKVGRASNDPAFRPVYNIYVAVGQKQSNIARVIAELEKADALADTIVVAAGADAPAAAQYLAPFAGAAMGEWFMDNGMDALIIYDDLSKQAVAYRQVSLVLKRPSGREAYPGDVFYLHSRLLERSARVNEANGNGSLTALPIIETQAGDVSAYIPTNVISITDGQIYLETDLFYQGIRPAISVGLSVSRVGSAAQIKAMKQVAGKIKLDLAQFRELAAFAQFGSDLDAKTQATLERGKRIVELFKQDQYNPIPVEIQVAVLWTMQNNLLDDVAVEKVKDFQKKLTDFLTTRKEKLLTTIRNEKAVGDAIAAELKTAVAEFKQTYR
- the atpF gene encoding F0F1 ATP synthase subunit B, with protein sequence MNSIFFLAASAAEGGGPLDAVTKTFGWNPQMFFSQVVAFVIVALVLKKFAYQPVLDMLDERKKRIAESLENAEKIKAELARTEAARQEILGKANADATKFIEEARAAAAKVLEVESQKAIATANQIIVKAREANDAELARMKAELRREMGRLVVETTGKVAGKVLTLEDQQRLTEETNRQLAA
- a CDS encoding F0F1 ATP synthase subunit delta, which encodes MKTSKQARRDAKQLFTTCRTAGVLDEARVRSAVAAVIAQKPRGYVAILHHFQRLVKLDIARRTATVESATPLAPDAQARLTASLVTRHGAGLSTHFAANPALIGGLRIKVGSDVYDGSIRGRLDALADSF
- a CDS encoding ATP synthase F0 subunit C gives rise to the protein MLPMFAEMGGLVHVGLAGLGSAIGVGLIGMKAAEATGRNPGAAGAIRNQAILFAALAEAIIFFAIFLVK
- a CDS encoding UPF0365 family protein, with protein sequence MNPELLQFAALTDILKAAGWGVGGLIALIAAIIVLNFGFIYIRAMFSGAKVTFKELVALRLRSLPVAHVVDTRITAVKSGLPLTIDDLSTHFLAGGSIEMVVQALIAAKKAGIHLTFDSACAIDLATKGTGKTVLEAVKTSVNPKVIDCPNPGTGKTTIDGVAKDGIIVKAKARVTVRTNLVRFVGGATEETIVARVGEGIVSTIGSADSYKVVLENPDRISKTVLDKALDASTAFEILSIDIADVDVGENVGAKLQAEQAEANKLVAQAQAEVRRAAAVATEQEMIARVAEMRARVVEAEAQVPLAMAEAFRSGNLGVMDYYKMKNIQSDTGMRESIAGAGAAPKP
- a CDS encoding DNA primase gives rise to the protein MAGFISESTKEQIRGASDIVEIVQSYIGPLKRTGANFSALCPFHREKTPSFSVNPSKQIFYCFGCHKGGDVFKFVSLYENIPFPDALRRLAERARIPIEFDQSPGAQQQRHVKDILLQMHEQITQRWHAALLNDAAGQVARDYLARRGVTDDAVKLFRLGYAPDKWDDTVNWSRGKGFDAALVEQGGLILKRDGGDGHYDRFRGRLIFPICDAQGRVIGFSGRILAGDDKTAKYVNSPETPIFSKGRVCFGLDKSHRAISEKDCAIICEGQLDLIAIFMSGVQHVVAPQGTALTAEHARLLKRYADEVVLCFDADNAGQNATVRALDALLAAGLAIRVATVPAPHDPDSFIKQNGGPAFAELIRRAEGFFDYYLNRLCATNDVHTDKGRSAVQRAMAEAAWKTNDEVTLQHCAQKTAGRLGVPPGAVLAEFKKGPPTLGAPRAAADAPAQAEAARPPSRPNAQEFWLLRLLLLHDELVAFAMAHLDTTWLAHADARHILSVRIAAQREGRWTHLAAMLDELGDDTSRSLATEAVANGADGIPNPEQQLLDVLTGIRNAALDRRLAALTQQLNQPGMDEPTQLAILQSQHELRRDKQQPLRPVTPR
- the atpB gene encoding F0F1 ATP synthase subunit A, encoding MLKSLLAATLLTLLPITGSAADKAPAAPVPKQDATRRTGAVQGDAVAPVTADGANAGAPQPPKAVKHHAEEAGLSAKAVPLFEIGPFVVTNSMMVTWVVAVGLIVLAQMATSKQQLVPSGLQNFVEWMVGSLYEFFEGILGGHMAKKTFWFFATIFIFILFTNWFGLLPGVGTVGWGAHAEGSFILPKFHHVESPLLRGGNADLNMTSAMALLFFVLWIVWSIQEIGVVGFLKHIFGDGKGGIFMVGIMLFVGVLEVISIAFRPVSLSFRLYGNVFAGENILESMTVLVPWLGWALPIPFYFLELLVGLVQALVFALLTAVFTAMMVGDHAHEEGHEAHH